The proteins below are encoded in one region of Bacteroidota bacterium:
- a CDS encoding T9SS type A sorting domain-containing protein, producing MKRLLLLFAFAAANLVNAPLWAQDTTNLRMISFSDGGELVLFNSDTSTMYYSGFNTNASFNAIFHHPATGDLYCLHDTVATTGRRDFYKIDPFSGAMTFVYSPTRTFLAAACVGPNGMVYAISGNGGGGPGQIYAIDMFNGTESLFTTTDMTFGGNFQVGANITYYPPTNELWLFGGSADSLIKINVTTLAETRVAAFLNADAALKATYLEGNTFWLASDLAYTFDALTADSIKSSTFAVPDYLTDLEMLDLIKGSDTIGICSGDSATLISRFAPDSYAWYLNGAPLGLTTSSINVATAGTYRLLIHSDNGYDMWSEEVEVVAGTTPIAGFAQSVDTVQVGVAVNFQDLSGGGTAYTWTFGDGNSSNLSNPSHAYTTVGTYSVMQIVGSGPCTDTAYGQVVVIPLVGIDPGQGDLAISEFTCSPNPANAKTTIDVSTGIPMQISVEVYNLLGKRVALLHDGILEAGIHHWNWSLDGQNGQPVAAGLYFVKLTGENGVMSRRVVVSR from the coding sequence ATGAAACGTCTGCTTCTACTTTTTGCTTTTGCCGCTGCCAACCTTGTCAATGCTCCTCTTTGGGCGCAAGACACGACTAACCTTCGGATGATTTCGTTTTCTGACGGTGGCGAATTGGTCCTGTTCAATTCCGACACAAGCACGATGTACTATTCCGGGTTCAATACGAATGCGAGTTTCAATGCCATCTTCCACCATCCGGCCACGGGAGACCTTTATTGCCTCCATGATACCGTAGCGACGACAGGCCGCAGGGATTTCTACAAAATCGATCCCTTTTCCGGGGCAATGACCTTCGTTTATTCGCCTACCCGCACCTTTCTTGCTGCTGCCTGTGTCGGACCCAACGGAATGGTTTATGCCATTTCCGGAAACGGTGGTGGCGGACCCGGCCAAATCTATGCCATTGACATGTTCAACGGAACCGAAAGCCTCTTTACCACCACCGACATGACCTTCGGCGGGAACTTTCAGGTTGGCGCCAACATCACCTACTACCCACCGACCAATGAATTGTGGCTATTCGGTGGCAGTGCAGATTCACTCATCAAGATCAATGTCACAACATTGGCAGAAACGAGGGTCGCGGCATTCCTGAATGCCGATGCGGCCTTGAAAGCAACCTATTTGGAGGGCAATACCTTCTGGTTGGCATCAGACTTGGCTTACACCTTTGATGCCCTCACCGCGGACTCAATCAAGTCCTCGACCTTTGCTGTCCCTGATTATTTGACCGACCTGGAAATGCTGGATTTGATCAAGGGAAGCGACACCATCGGAATATGCAGCGGAGACTCCGCCACATTGATTTCCCGTTTTGCGCCTGATTCCTATGCTTGGTATTTAAATGGAGCACCCTTGGGCCTGACAACTTCAAGCATCAACGTCGCAACTGCCGGCACCTACCGACTTTTGATCCACAGCGACAATGGCTACGACATGTGGTCAGAAGAAGTGGAAGTTGTGGCCGGAACCACGCCCATTGCCGGATTTGCCCAAAGTGTTGACACCGTACAAGTCGGCGTTGCCGTCAACTTTCAAGACCTCAGCGGCGGCGGAACAGCCTATACCTGGACCTTCGGGGACGGGAATTCGAGCAATTTGAGCAATCCAAGCCATGCCTATACCACGGTTGGCACATACTCTGTGATGCAAATTGTCGGCAGTGGACCCTGCACAGACACCGCCTACGGGCAGGTGGTGGTGATCCCTTTGGTGGGAATCGATCCGGGACAAGGCGATCTTGCAATTTCCGAATTCACCTGTTCACCCAATCCAGCGAATGCCAAAACAACCATTGACGTCAGCACAGGCATACCGATGCAAATTTCGGTGGAGGTCTACAACCTTTTGGGAAAAAGGGTAGCCTTGCTGCATGATGGCATCTTGGAAGCGGGAATCCATCATTGGAACTGGTCCTTGGACGGTCAAAATGGCCAACCTGTGGCGGCAGGCCTGTACTTTGTGAAATTGACGGGAGAAAATGGAGTGATGTCCCGCCGCGTGGTTGTCTCCCGCTGA
- a CDS encoding DUF4295 domain-containing protein has protein sequence MAKKVVATLKDKTRVNLTKVIYPIRNEKTGAYMFKEEMIPQDQVKDFLTKNKL, from the coding sequence ATGGCAAAGAAGGTCGTTGCAACACTGAAAGATAAGACCCGTGTCAACTTGACAAAGGTCATTTACCCGATTCGCAATGAGAAGACGGGCGCTTACATGTTCAAAGAAGAAATGATTCCTCAGGATCAGGTCAAGGATTTCTTGACCAAAAACAAGCTCTAA
- a CDS encoding HNH endonuclease encodes MSTSKIIGTCGICGRDLIEGRSINEHHLKPKTYKGTETVTLHVVCHTKIHSIFTERELLDFYHTLERLRDHPEMEKFIKWVSKKEPDFRDRNHLTNARRSRRH; translated from the coding sequence ATGTCAACATCCAAAATCATCGGCACTTGCGGCATTTGTGGACGCGATCTCATCGAAGGCCGTTCCATCAACGAGCATCACCTCAAACCCAAAACCTACAAGGGCACGGAAACCGTGACGCTCCATGTCGTTTGTCATACCAAAATCCACTCCATTTTCACCGAACGTGAACTGCTGGATTTTTACCACACCCTCGAGCGCTTGCGGGACCATCCCGAAATGGAAAAATTCATCAAATGGGTCAGCAAAAAGGAACCTGATTTCAGGGACAGGAACCACCTGACCAATGCCCGGCGAAGCCGGAGACATTGA
- a CDS encoding peptidoglycan synthetase, with product MKVHFIAIGGSVMHNLAIALHNLGHVVSGSDDEIYEPASGRLAAVGLLPATFGWDATRIHEGLDAVIVGMHAKDGNPELDRARALGIKIWSFPEFLYQHSRNKQRVVICGSHGKTTITSMVMHVLKGMGRKFDYMAGGQVEGFDTMVGLSDDAPIIILEGDEYLASPLDRRPKFRVYQPHIALISGIAWDHINVFPTEAEYIGQFEQLVAQMPKAGALVYNDDDKEVRRIIKRFSKPDEHYLHPYTTPDFRIKDHAFELRMLGSATPLQVIGRHNISNISGAWEVCKLLAVQPAEFLKHISTFKGAAKRLEKIHDDGKNVIYKDFAHSPSKVKATVEAVIELYGRNLLVACLELHTFSSLNKAFLSQYKKTLKGLKHKIVFIDAHTLQMKNYPAISKAELVEAFADDEIQYATNVEELKRLVAAQRTASGNVFLMMSSGNFAGQDLKTLCLGE from the coding sequence ATGAAGGTACATTTCATAGCGATCGGAGGCAGTGTGATGCACAATCTTGCCATCGCACTGCACAATCTTGGCCATGTCGTGAGCGGCTCCGACGATGAAATCTATGAGCCTGCAAGCGGTCGTTTGGCCGCAGTTGGTCTGCTCCCTGCTACATTTGGCTGGGATGCCACGCGTATCCATGAAGGTTTGGATGCCGTCATCGTCGGCATGCACGCCAAAGATGGCAACCCCGAATTGGACCGCGCACGTGCCTTGGGCATCAAAATCTGGTCCTTCCCCGAATTCTTGTATCAGCATAGTCGCAACAAGCAGCGTGTCGTCATCTGCGGCAGCCATGGCAAAACCACGATCACCTCGATGGTGATGCATGTTTTGAAGGGCATGGGACGCAAATTTGACTACATGGCCGGTGGCCAAGTCGAAGGATTTGACACCATGGTCGGTCTCAGTGACGATGCGCCGATCATCATCCTGGAAGGCGACGAATACTTGGCAAGTCCCTTGGACAGGCGTCCCAAGTTTCGCGTCTATCAGCCGCATATCGCCTTGATTTCGGGCATTGCATGGGACCATATTAATGTGTTCCCGACTGAAGCCGAATATATCGGGCAATTTGAACAACTCGTTGCGCAGATGCCCAAGGCGGGCGCACTCGTGTACAATGACGACGATAAGGAAGTACGCCGCATCATCAAACGCTTTTCCAAGCCCGATGAGCACTACCTCCATCCCTATACCACTCCGGATTTTCGCATCAAGGACCATGCATTTGAGCTTCGGATGCTGGGTTCGGCGACGCCGTTGCAGGTGATCGGTCGCCACAACATCAGCAATATCTCCGGTGCTTGGGAAGTCTGCAAGCTGCTCGCTGTGCAACCTGCAGAGTTTTTGAAGCATATTTCGACGTTCAAAGGCGCCGCAAAGCGCTTGGAAAAGATCCACGACGATGGCAAAAATGTCATCTACAAGGATTTTGCCCATTCCCCAAGCAAGGTAAAGGCCACGGTCGAGGCCGTCATCGAATTGTATGGCAGGAACCTATTGGTTGCTTGTTTGGAGTTGCACACGTTCAGCAGCTTGAACAAAGCCTTTTTGAGCCAATACAAGAAGACGCTCAAGGGCCTGAAGCACAAGATTGTATTCATCGATGCCCATACGCTGCAGATGAAGAACTATCCGGCAATCTCCAAAGCAGAGCTTGTTGAGGCTTTTGCAGACGACGAGATTCAGTATGCAACCAATGTCGAAGAGCTGAAGCGCCTGGTTGCTGCCCAACGGACAGCATCGGGGAACGTGTTTTTGATGATGTCGAGCGGCAATTTTGCCGGTCAAGACCTCAAAACCCTCTGTTTGGGTGAATGA
- a CDS encoding DUF4412 domain-containing protein, protein MKKINSIFWALLVIASTAFAQSPFQGTIKYDFNMDGEGIEAYKAMLPTGMEITVLKTDVITEIKGGMAAMAMGRTITKTKTGISYMIKDSEETIYVMDPAKMKKEGDDDAAAADPTVTKEDEVLTIAGYECQKYTVVSQTPQGENTSYLWTTDKFAIPKSEKSAGGGMSGMLDAKGVPGTPLKIMTSQMGMTVTITANEVSTKAPSKSMFKFPKGYAKEDFDMSKMGMGM, encoded by the coding sequence ATGAAAAAAATCAATTCCATTTTTTGGGCCTTGTTGGTGATTGCAAGCACTGCATTTGCCCAGTCGCCATTCCAAGGTACCATCAAATATGACTTCAACATGGATGGAGAAGGCATCGAAGCTTACAAAGCGATGTTGCCGACCGGCATGGAAATCACGGTGCTCAAAACCGATGTTATCACCGAAATCAAAGGTGGCATGGCAGCGATGGCGATGGGTCGCACCATCACAAAAACCAAAACCGGCATCAGCTACATGATCAAGGACAGCGAAGAAACCATCTACGTGATGGATCCTGCCAAAATGAAAAAAGAAGGTGACGACGATGCGGCTGCCGCTGACCCGACCGTGACCAAGGAAGACGAAGTGTTGACCATCGCGGGCTACGAATGCCAGAAGTACACCGTCGTGAGCCAAACACCGCAAGGCGAAAACACATCCTACTTGTGGACGACCGACAAATTCGCAATTCCGAAATCGGAAAAAAGCGCTGGCGGCGGAATGTCAGGCATGCTGGATGCCAAGGGTGTACCGGGAACGCCATTGAAAATCATGACTTCGCAAATGGGAATGACCGTGACGATCACCGCCAACGAAGTCAGCACAAAAGCTCCAAGTAAGTCCATGTTCAAATTCCCAAAGGGTTATGCCAAAGAAGACTTTGACATGTCCAAAATGGGAATGGGCATGTAA
- a CDS encoding MBL fold metallo-hydrolase, whose amino-acid sequence MKLYAIETGRFRLDGGAMFGVVPKPIWQKTNPADDRNRIDMAMRCLLIEDANRLILVDNGLGHKYDEKFSGLYGVDHGHSTLDRSLEALGFGKEDITDVILTHLHFDHCGGSTEWHPGKERYETVFDNAHFWLQKSHLAWALAPNPREKASFYDENIQPIVQSGQLRLLDGESELFPDISLKIVNGHTDGMQLPLINYKGRKILYAADLFPTFGHLPLPYVMGYDTRPLLTLAEREEFLPWLVDEGIVLFYEHDPYHECGTVKRTEKGGFQSGDTFQLADL is encoded by the coding sequence ATGAAACTTTACGCGATTGAGACGGGCCGCTTCCGATTGGACGGTGGGGCGATGTTTGGGGTCGTACCCAAGCCGATCTGGCAAAAGACAAATCCGGCAGATGACCGCAACCGCATCGACATGGCCATGCGTTGCCTGCTCATCGAGGATGCCAACCGGTTGATCTTGGTAGACAACGGTTTGGGGCATAAATACGATGAAAAATTCTCCGGACTTTACGGCGTCGATCATGGTCATAGCACCCTTGACCGCAGTCTCGAAGCGCTGGGATTTGGCAAGGAAGACATCACGGACGTGATTCTCACCCACCTTCATTTTGACCATTGCGGCGGCTCGACCGAATGGCATCCGGGTAAGGAGCGCTACGAAACGGTGTTTGACAATGCCCATTTTTGGCTGCAAAAATCCCACCTCGCTTGGGCCTTGGCGCCCAATCCCCGTGAAAAAGCAAGTTTCTACGACGAAAACATCCAACCCATCGTGCAAAGCGGGCAACTGCGGCTCCTCGATGGCGAATCGGAATTGTTCCCTGACATTTCGCTCAAGATTGTCAACGGCCATACCGACGGGATGCAATTGCCATTGATCAACTACAAAGGCCGCAAGATTCTCTACGCTGCCGACCTTTTTCCGACCTTCGGACACCTGCCGCTACCTTATGTAATGGGCTATGATACAAGGCCTTTGCTGACCTTGGCGGAGCGTGAGGAATTCCTGCCTTGGCTCGTCGACGAAGGCATCGTACTTTTTTATGAGCACGACCCCTACCACGAATGCGGCACGGTCAAGCGCACAGAAAAAGGCGGATTCCAAAGCGGAGACACCTTCCAATTGGCCGACCTCTGA
- the rpmG gene encoding 50S ribosomal protein L33, with amino-acid sequence MAKKSKDNRIQVILECTEHKTSGLSGTSRYVTMKNRKNTPGRMELKKFNPIMKKYTVHKEIK; translated from the coding sequence ATGGCTAAGAAAAGTAAAGACAATAGAATTCAGGTGATTTTGGAATGCACCGAGCACAAGACATCTGGGTTGTCTGGCACGTCACGTTACGTGACCATGAAAAACCGGAAAAATACGCCCGGTCGTATGGAGTTGAAGAAATTCAACCCCATTATGAAAAAGTACACAGTCCACAAAGAGATCAAATAA